The Neomonachus schauinslandi chromosome 4, ASM220157v2, whole genome shotgun sequence genome includes a region encoding these proteins:
- the PABPC4 gene encoding LOW QUALITY PROTEIN: polyadenylate-binding protein 4 (The sequence of the model RefSeq protein was modified relative to this genomic sequence to represent the inferred CDS: deleted 1 base in 1 codon), with translation MNAAASSYPMASLYVGDLHSDVTEAMLYEKFSPAGPVLSIRVCRDMITRRSLGYAYVNFQQPADAERALDTMNFDVIKGKPIRIMWSQRDPSLRKSGVGNVFIKNLDKSIDNKALYDTFSAFGNILSCKVVCDENGSKGYAFVHFETQEAADKAIEKMNGMLLNDRKVFVGRFKSRKEREAELGAKAKEFTNVYIKNFGEEVDDESLKELFSQFGKTLSVKVMRDPSGKSKGFGFVSYEKHEDANKAVEEMNGKEISGKVIFVGRAQKKVERQAELKRKFEQLKQERISRYQGVNLYIKNLDDTIDDEKLRKEFSPFGSITSAKVMLEDGRSKGFGFVCFSSPEEATKAVTEMNGRIVGSKPLYVALAQRKEERKAHLTNQYMQRVAGMRALPANAILNQFQPAAGGYFVPAVPQAQGRPPYYTPNQLAQMRPNPRWQQGGRPQGFQGMPSAIRQSGPRPALRHLAPTGSECPDRLAMDFGGAGAAQQGLTDSCQSGGVPPAVQTLAPRAAVAATAPRAVAPYKYASSVRSPHPAIQPLQAPQPAVHVQGQEPLTASMLAAAPPQEQKQMLGERLFPLIQTMHSNLAGKITGMLLEIDNSELLHMLESPESLRSKVDEAVAVLQAHHAKKEAAQKVGAVAAATS, from the exons atgaACGCTGCGGCCAGCAGCTACCCCATGGCCTCCCTCTACGTGGGTGACCTGCACTCGGACGTCACCGAGGCCATGCTGTATGAAAAGTTCAGTCCTGCGGGGCCTGTGCTGTCCATCCGGGTCTGCCGCGATATGATCACCCGCCGCTCCCTGGGTTATGCCTACGTCAACTTCCAGCAGCCGGCGGACG CTGAGCGGGCCTTGGATACCATGAACTTTGATGTGATTAAGGGAAAGCCAATCCGTATCATGTGGTCTCAGAGGGATCCCTCTTTGAGAAAATCTGGTGTGGGAAACGTCTTCATCAAGAATCTGGACAAATCTATAGATAACAAGGCACTTTATGATACTTTTTCTGCTTTTGGAAACATTCTGTCTTGCAAG GTGGTGTGTGATGAGAACGGCTCTAAGGGTTATGCCTTTGTCCACTTCGAGACGCAAGAGGCTGCTGACAAGGCCATCGAGAAGATGAACGGCATGCTCCTCAATGACCGCAAAGT GTTTGTGGGCAGATTCAAGTCTCGAAAAGAGCGGGAAGCTGAGCTTGGAGCCAAAGCCAAGGAGTTCACCAATGTTTATATCAAAAACTTTGGGGAAGAGGTGGATGATGAGAGTCTGAAAGAGCTATTTAGCCAGTTTG GTAAGACCCTAAGTGTCAAGGTGATGAGAGATCCCAGTGGGAAATCCAAAGGCTTTGGCTTTGTGAGTTACGAAAAACACGAGGATGCCAATAAG GCTGTGGaagagatgaatggaaaagaaatcagTGGGAAAGTGATTTTTGTAGGCCGTGCCCAGAAGAAAGTGGAACGGCAGGCTGAGTTAAAGCGGAAATTTGAACAGCTAAAACAAGAGAGAATTAGTCGGTATCAG GGGGTGAATCTCTACATTAAGAACTTGGATGACACCATTGATGATGAGAAGTTAAGGAAAGAGTTTTCTCCTTTTGGATCAATCACCAGTGCTAAG GTAATGTTGGAGGATGGGAGAAGCAAAGGGTTTGGCTTTGTCTGCTTCTCATCTCCTGAAGAGGCGACCAAAGCAGTCACCGAGATGAACGGACGCATCGTGGGCTCCAAGCCACTATATGTCGCCCTggcccagaggaaggaagagcGAAAGGCTCACCTGACCAACCAGTACATGCAGCGGGTGGCTGGAATGCGAGCACTCCCTGCCAATGCCATCTTAAATCAGTTCCAGCCTGCAGCCGGTGGTTACTTCGTGCCAGCAGTCCCACAG GCCCAGGGAAGACCTCCATATTACACACCCAACCAGTTAGCACAGATGAGGCCTAACCCCCGCTGGCAGCAAGGTGGGAGACCTCAAG GCTTCCAAGGAATGCCAAGTGCTATACGCCAGTCTGGGCCTCGTCCCGCTCTTCGCCATCTGGCTCCAACTG GGTCTGAGTGCCCGGACCGCTTGGCTATGGACTTTGGTGGGGCTGGTGCCGCCCAGCAAGGGCTGACTGACAGCTGCCAGTCTGGAG GTGTTCCCCCAGCCGTGCAGACCTTAGCACCTCGTGCTGCTGTTGCTGCTACTGCCCCTCGGGCTGTCGCACCTTACAAATACGCCTCCAGTGTCCGCAGCCCTCACCCTGCCATCCAGCCCCTGCAG GCACCGCAGCCTGCGGTCCATGTGCAGGGGCAGGAGCCCCTGACCGCCTCCATGCTGGCCGCAGCG CCCCCCCAGGAGCAGAAGCAGATGCTGG GAGAACGTTTGTTCCCGCTCATCCAAACCATGCATTCAAACCTGGCTGGGAAAATCACGGGCATGCTGTTGGAGATTGACAACTCTGAGCTGCTGCACATGCTCGAGTCCCCCGAGTCGCTCCGCTCCAAG GTGGATGAAGCTGTGGCGGTTCTGCAGGCTCATCATGCCAAGAAAGAAGCTGCCCAGAAGGTGGGCGCTGTTGCCGCTGCTACCTCTTAG